A single genomic interval of Gossypium raimondii isolate GPD5lz chromosome 11, ASM2569854v1, whole genome shotgun sequence harbors:
- the LOC105761203 gene encoding protein translation factor SUI1 homolog 2, with amino-acid sequence MSDLDIQIPTAFDPFADANAEDSGAGTKEYVHIRIQQRNGRKSLTTVQGLKKEFSYNKILKDLKEFCCNGTVVQDPELGQVIQLQGDQRNNVSTFLVQAGIVKDNIKIHGF; translated from the exons ATGTCTGATCTTGACATCCAAATTCCTACTGCCTTTG ATCCGTTTGCTGATGCAAATGCTGAGGACTCTGGTGCTGGTACCAAGGAGTACGTGCACATTCGTATCCAACAACGGAATGGTAGGAAAAGCTTGACTACTGTCCAAGGGTTGAAGAAAGAATTTAGCTATAACAAAATTCTCAAGGACCTCAAGGAGTTCTGTTGCAATGGCACTGTTGTCCAGGACCCTGAGTTAGGGCAG GTTATTCAACTTCAAGGTGATCAAAGGAATAACGTCTCCACTTTTCTTGTTCAG GCTGGTATTGTGAAGGACAACATCAAAATCCATGGTTTTTAA
- the LOC105761205 gene encoding autophagy-related protein 18f, which produces MRNSGDGQGQSKTQGGGVVSKSARSSLRAISSYFRIVSSGASTVARSAVSVASSIVDREDDSGYDQVNWAGFDKLEDEKGVIRQVLLLGYRSGFQVWDVEDADNVCDLVSRRDGPVSFMQMLPKPVAAKRSGDKFANSRPLLVVCSDGSLSVGARIQDHSCNGSIPRNNYSGNGSIVSAIVQFYSLRSQSYIHKLNFRSVVYSVRCSSRIVAIALATQIHCFDATTLEREYTILTNPIITASPGSGGVGYGPLAVGPRWLAYSGSPVVGSNCGRVSPQHLMPSASFPGFTSNGSLVAHYAKESSKQLASGIVTLGDIGYKKLSRYLPDSYNSVQSGSPGWKGNGNANGHFLDTDNIGMVIVRDIVSKVVIAQFRAHKSPISALCFDPSGTLLVTASVQGHNINVFKILPGLQGSTSACDVPASHSHLYRLQRGFTNAVIQDISFSDDSNWIMISSSRGTSHLFAINSMGGSVSFQSADAGFAPRSSSLGVMTKPQVHWPPNIGAQTPTQTSFCVSGPPVTLSVVSRIRNGNNGWRGTVSGAAAAATGRMGSLSGAIASSFHNCKGNNLLFTESNYLKTKYHLLVFSPSGCMIQYALRLSPDHDLTPVVSGLKAAYESTTESDGRLIVEAMQKWNICQKQTRREREDNADIYGENGTSDTGKVYPEEIKEGTTSTDPSTVDKSNTNPQEKHNLYISEAELQMHQAQTPLWAKPEIYFQSMLMDDINMADENAFVGEIEIEMLLTRMTGTRKKSLVPVFDYLQSFKFQQARVSTVDNNNNGCLMHQRSGLSENGRLSCRSISGSLNCMTKNGDAVDELQNGIEETRLNGHQMPLGTKGFVNRSDSPKTNTRLEIVNNSENSRMEAQLKFVNNNSEDLNMGNLFGDEGDEYD; this is translated from the exons ATGAGGAACAGTGGAGATGGACAAGGGCAATCTAAAACGCAAGGTGGTGGTGTCGTTTCCAAGTCAGCTCGGAGTTCATTACGTGCAATTTCCAGTTACTTCAGGATTGTTTCTTCCGGGGCTTCCACTGTGGCACGGTCGGCGGTTTCCGTAGCATCATCGATTGTGGACAGGGAAGACGATTCTGGGTATGATCAG GTTAATTGGGCTGGCTTTGACAAGTTAGAAGATGAGAAAGGTGTCATTCGACAAGTTCTCCTGCTTGGTTATCGGTCTGGTTTTCAGGTTTGGGATGTTGAAGATGCTGATAATGTCTGTGACTTGGTTTCAAGACGTGATGGCCCTGTTTCATTTATGCAAATGCTACCAAAACCAGTAGCAGCAAAGAGATCAGGAGACAAGTTTGCAAACAGCCGTCCCCTTTTGGTGGTCTGTTCTGATGGGTCCCTCTCCGTGGGTGCTCGTATTCAGGATCATTCTTGCAATGGAAGCATACCACGCAACAATTATTCGGGGAATGGTAGCATTGTTTCTGCCATTGTCCAGTTTTATTCCTTGAGATCTCAATCTTATATACACAAGCTAAACTTTAGGTCAGTTGTTTATTCCGTAAGGTGCAGTTCTCGAATTGTTGCTATAGCACTAGCAACTCAG ATACATTGTTTTGATGCCACCACATTAGAAAGGGAATATACTATTCTTACGAATCCTATAATTACAGCCTCCCCTGGTTCTGGAGGTGTAGGTTATGGACCCTTGGCAGTTGGTCCTAGATGGCTGGCTTACAGTGGTAGTCCAGTTGTAGGTTCTAATTGTGGACGTGTCAGTCCACAGCATCTTATGCCTTCTGCAAGTTTCCCTGGTTTTACTTCAAATGGGAGCCTGGTAGCACACTATGCAAAAGAATCAAGCAAGCAACTTGCTTCTGGGATTGTGACCCTAGGAGACATTGGATATAAGAAACTGTCAAGATACTTGCCGGACTCATATAACTCTGTGCAATCAGGAAGTCCTGGCTGGAAAGGAAATGGAAATGCTAATGGTCATTTTCTCGATACTGATAACATTGGAATG GTTATTGTCAGAGATATTGTCAGTAAGGTTGTTATTGCTCAGTTTAGGGCACACAAGAGCCCTATTTCAGCATTATGCTTTGATCCCAGCGGCACACTTCTTGTGACAGCTTCAGTTCAGGGTCATAATATCAACGTGTTCAAGATTTTGCCTGGACTTCAAGGAAGCACTTCTGCTTGTGATGTACCAGCATCACATTCACATCTCTACCGACTGCAGCGTGGTTTTACAAATGCT GTAATACAGGATATTAGTTTCAGTGATGATAGCAACTGGATTATGATTAGTTCTTCAAGAGGGACAAGCCATCTATTTGCTATCAATTCAATGGGTGGATCTGTAAGTTTTCAGTCTGCTGATGCTGGTTTTGCTCCTAGAAGTAGCAGTTTGGGTGTTATGACTAAGCCACAAGTTCATTGGCCACCTAATATAGGAGCGCAAACACCTACTCAAACAAGCTTTTGTGTTTCTGGCCCTCCGGTGACACTATCTGTTGTTAGCAGAATAAGGAATGGAAATAATGGTTGGAGAGGCACTGTAAGTGGTGCTGCAGCGGCTGCAACAGGCAGGATGGGTTCTCTTTCAGGGGCCATTGCTTCTTCTTTCCATAACTGCAAAGGCAATAATCTTTTGTTTACCGAGAGCAACTATTTGAAGACAAAATATCACCTTCTGGTTTTCTCTCCTTCTGGATGTATGATACAGTATGCTTTGCGACTGTCCCCTGACCATGATCTGACACCAGTTGTTTCTGGATTAAAAGCAGCATATGAATCAACTACAGAATCTGATGGAAGGTTAATAGTCGAGGCAATGCAGAAGTGGAATATTTGTCAGAAACAAACCCGAAGAGAGAGAGAAGATAATGCAGACATATATGGCGAGAATGGAACATCTGACACTGGTAAAGTATATCCTGAAGAAATCAAAGAGGGAACTACATCCACTGATCCATCCACTGTTGACAAATCAAATACCAACCCTCAGGAAAAACATAATTTGTATATTTCGGAAGCTGAACTGCAGATGCATCAAGCTCAGACACCATTGTGGGCAAAACCAGAG ATATACTTTCAATCAATGTTGATGGATGACATCAACATGGCTGATGAAAATGCTTTTGTTGGggaaatagaaattgaaatgttGCTAACTCGCATGACCGGAACACGGAAAAAAAGCTTAGTTCCAGTTTTTGATTACCTTCAAAGCTTTAAATTCCAGCAAGCAAG GGTTTCAACTGTAGATAACAATAACAATGGATGCCTGATGCATCAGAGGTCAGGTCTGTCTGAAAATGGCCGGCTTTCATGTAGAAGTATTTCTGGCTCTCTTAATTGCATGACCAAAAATGGTGATGCAGTTGATGAACTTCAAAATGGCATAGAAGAAACTAGATTGAATGGTCATCAGATGCCTTTAGGAACTAAGGGCTTTGTAAATAGAAGTGACAGCCCTAAAACCAACACTCGGCTTGAGATTGTAAATAATAGTGAGAACTCAAGAATGGAAGCTCAACTCAAGTTTGTAAATAATAACAGTGAAGACCTCAATATGGGGAATCTTTTTGGAGATGAAGGTGATGAGTATGATTAG
- the LOC105761199 gene encoding protein transport protein SEC13 homolog B — translation MPSQKIETGHQDTVHDVAMDFYGKRIATASSDSTIKIVGVSNNTHQHLATLTGHQGPVWQVAWAHPKFGSLLASCCYDGRVIIWKEGNQNEWAQAHVFDDHKSSVNSIAWAPHELGLCLACGSSDGNISVFTARADGGWDVSRIDQAHPVGVTSVSWAPSTAPGALVGSGLLDPVQKLCSGGCDNTVKVWKLYNGIWKMDCFPALQMHTDWVRDVAWAPNLGLPKSTIASASQDGKVIIWTVAKEGDQWEGKVLHDFGTPVWRVSWSLTGNILAVADGNNNVTLWKEAVDGEWQQVTVVEP, via the coding sequence ATGCCATCGCAGAAGATTGAAACTGGCCACCAGGACACGGTCCATGATGTGGCCATGGATTTTTATGGTAAGCGTATTGCTACCGCCTCATCAGACAGCACAATTAAGATAGTTGGGGTGAGCAACAACACACATCAGCATTTAGCGACTCTGACAGGTCACCAGGGACCAGTATGGCAGGTGGCTTGGGCTCATCCAAAGTTTGGCTCTTTACTTGCTTCTTGTTGTTATGATGGACGTGTGATTATTTGGAAGGAAGGCAATCAGAATGAATGGGCTCAGGCTCATGTATTTGATGACCATAAGTCATCTGTTAATTCAATTGCTTGGGCTCCTCATGAACTGGGACTTTGTTTGGCATGTGGTTCTTCTGATGGAAATATATCAGTTTTCACAGCAAGGGCAGACGGGGGCTGGGATGTATCAAGGATTGATCAGGCTCACCCAGTGGGGGTAACATCTGTTTCATGGGCTCCATCAACAGCACCCGGTGCTCTTGTTGGTTCGGGTTTGCTGGACCCTGTTCAGAAACTTTGTTCTGGTGGGTGTGATAACACTGTAAAGGTGTGGAAACTCTACAATGGAATCTGGAAGATGGACTGCTTTCCGGCTCTCCAAATGCATACTGATTGGGTACGGGATGTTGCTTGGGCACCCAATTTGGGGCTACCAAAATCGACCATTGCAAGCGCTTCCCAGGATGGGAAAGTAATTATATGGACAGTGGCCAAGGAAGGGGATCAGTGGGAAGGTAAAGTATTGCATGATTTCGGTACCCCTGTGTGGAGGGTGTCGTGGTCATTGACTGGAAACATATTGGCTGTGGCTGATGGGAACAACAATGTGACGTTGTGGAAAGAAGCTGTAGATGGGGAATGGCAACAGGTGACTGTTGTTGAGCCATaa